One Microcaecilia unicolor chromosome 8, aMicUni1.1, whole genome shotgun sequence DNA window includes the following coding sequences:
- the CEBPB gene encoding CCAAT/enhancer-binding protein beta: MQRLLNWDPACVPLQQGFKSMEVANFYYDTDCFAFSKLHRGRSMTELTIGDNERAIDFSPYIDPLSQPAAGGNFEPPPPCHDFLSDLLADDYKGKKPAPLPEYGSLALARHSLCGPKPGDLLGYPHLAETKVEPVVFEHLDSYKALKQGLQRKEDGGMSASPPYGVRSAYLAYQSVPSGSSGNLSTSSSSSPPSTPNPAEGGGSKGGYGGAKGGKSKKSVDKQSDEYKIRRERNNIAVRKSRDKAKIRNMETQHKVLELTAENERLQKKVEQLSRELTTLRNLFKQLPEPLLATAGRC, encoded by the coding sequence ATGCAACGCCTGCTCAACTGGGATCCAGCATGCGTCCCGCTGCAACAGGGGTTTAAATCGATGGAAGTGGCCAATTTCTACTACGACACGGACTGTTTTGCCTTCAGCAAGCTGCACCGGGGCCGTTCAATGACCGAACTAACCATCGGGGACAACGAGAGAGCGATAGACTTCAGCCCTTACATCGACCCATTATCGCAGCCCGCAGCAGGGGGCAACTTTGAGCCGCCTCCTCCTTGCCACGACTTTCTCTCCGACCTCCTGGCCGACGACTACAAAGGCAAGAAGCCGGCTCCGCTGCCCGAGTACGGCAGCCTCGCCCTGGCCAGGCACAGCCTCTGCGGCCCCAAGCCCGGCGACCTGCTGGGCTACCCGCACCTGGCCGAGACCAAGGTGGAGCCGGTGGTGTTCGAGCACTTGGACTCGTACAAAGCGCTCAAGCAGGGGCTGCAGCGCAAGGaagacgggggcatgtcggccaGCCCGCCCTACGGCGTGCGATCGGCGTACCTGGCTTACCAGTCGGTGCCGAGCGGCAGCAGCGGCAACCTGTCCACCAGCTCGTCGTCCAGCCCGCCCAGCACCCCGAACCCGGCGGAGGGCGGCGGCTCCAAAGGCGGCTACGGGGGGGCCAAGGGCGGCAAGAGCAAGAAATCGGTGGACAAGCAGAGCGACGAGTACAAGATCCGCAGGGAGAGGAACAACATCGCCGTGCGCAAGAGCCGGGACAAAGCCAAGATCCGCAACATGGAGACGCAGCACAAAGTTTTGGAACTGACGGCCGAGAACGAGCGGCTGCAGAAGAAAGTGGAGCAGCTCTCGCGGGAACTGACCACGCTCAGGAACTTGTTCAAGCAGCTGCCCGAGCCTTTGCTGGCCACGGCGGGACGTTGCTAG